A genomic window from Fusarium oxysporum Fo47 chromosome X, complete sequence includes:
- a CDS encoding flavo protein-like protein, whose amino-acid sequence MAAIKNIALITTSTRKSRVGPQITSVINDILTGDADASKNTKISLVDVADFNLPVFDEEIMPAMVPDKGSFKHAHSIAWSNEIKKHDGYVIVIPEYNFGLAGGTKNAIDYLYNEWIGKGVLIISYGIFGGKAASESLDKTLKGMKLNVVDTRPALGFHGGVGDDLWLAGAGKLGDETKKDIIAETPTILKAFGELKDLMDKQVPKDTATNGA is encoded by the coding sequence ATGGCtgccatcaagaacatcgcTCTAATCACAACAAGCACTCGTAAAAGTCGAGTTGGCCCTCAGATTACGAGCGTCATCAACGACATCCTCACTGGCGATGCAGACGCCAGCAAGAACACCAAGATCTCTCTAGTTGACGTCGCAGACTTCAACCTGCCCGTGTTCGATGAAGAAATCATGCCCGCCATGGTACCCGACAAGGGATCCTTCAAGCATGCCCACTCTATTGCCTGGAGCaacgagatcaagaagcacGACGGCTATGTCATTGTCATTCCCGAGTATAACTTTGGTCTTGCAGGCGGCACCAAGAACGCTATTGATTACTTGTATAACGAGTGGATTGGCAAGGGTGTTCTGATTATCAGCTATGGTATCTTTGGAGGAAAGGCTGCAAGCGAATCTCTGGATAAGACCCTGAAAGGCATGAAGCTCAATGTGGTTGATACACGACCTGCTCTCGGATTTcatggtggtgttggtgatgatctctggcttgctggtgctggaaaGCTGGGCgacgagaccaagaaggataTCATTGCTGAGACGCCTACCATCCTCAAGGCTTTTGGTGAATTGAAGGATTTGATGGACAAGCAAGTGCCCAAGGACACGGCCACGAATGGCGCATAG
- a CDS encoding glycosyl hydrolases family 11-domain-containing protein has product MVSFTSLLAAVSAVTGVMALPSAQPVDGMSVVERDPPTNVLDKRTQPTTGTSGGYYFSFWTDTPNSVTYTNGNGGQFSMQWSGNGNHVGGKGWMPGTSRTIKYSGSYNPNGNSYLAVYGWTRNPLIEYYIVENFGTYNPSSGGQKKGEVNVDGSVYDIYVSTRVNAPSIDGNKTFQQYWSVRRNKRSSGSVNTGAHFQAWKNVGLNLGTHDYQILAVEGYYSSGSASMTVSQ; this is encoded by the exons atGGTTTCCTTCACCTCCCTCCTCGCCGCCGTCTCGGCTGTCACTGGTGTCATGGCCCTTCCCTCCGCTCAGCCCGTTGACGGCATGAGCGTTGTCGAGCGTGACCCTCCCACAAACGTCCTCGACAAGCGCACTCAGCCCACTACTGGCACAAGCGGTGGTTACTACTTCTCTTTCTGGACTGATACACCCAACTCTGTCACCTACACCAACGGCAACGGTGGCCAGTTCAGCATGCAGTGGAGCGGCAACGGCAACCACGTCGGTGGAAAGGGTTGGATGCCTGGTACTTCTCG CACCATCAAGTACTCTGGTTCTTACAACCCCAACGGCAACAGCTACCTCGCCGTTTACGGTTGGACCCGCAACCCTCTCATTGAGTACTACATCGTTGAGAACTTCGGCACTTACAACCCCTCTTCCGGTGGCCAGAAGAAGGGTGAGGTCAATGTTGACGGATCTGTCTACGATATCTACGTCAGCACCCGTGTCAACGCCCCCTCCATTGACGGTAACAAGACCTTTCAGCAGTACTGGTCTGTCCGACGCAACAAGCGTTCCAGCGGATCCGTCAACACCGGTGCTCATTTCCAGGCCTGGAAGAACGTCGGCCTCAACCTTGGTACCCACGACTATCAGATCCTTGCTGTTGAGGGTTACTACAGCTCTGGCTCTGCCAGCATGACTGTGTCCCAGTAA
- a CDS encoding heterokaryon incompatibility protein-domain-containing protein, whose amino-acid sequence MYKSHVLTTPTSIRLLDIIESRDDIIRCSMRVVDLSDESLEFAAVSYTWGNPTTVQEEPMPDIDGLEFEEHADKFPFAYHSPELGPNGDKLVMVDRVKLLYYDMHRYVPREEVLWQKRTHHEIEVDGSRVPIEENLLSFFESVLTLRAAVVPNAGEMESSTYRSINLPIWADALCINQADLDERAAQVKLMGRLYKSASIVLAWVGQYDRLSELAIQAMGKILDFDATRLHTQDSSYLEQEEVTMSSVPGMTVVHWFALFSLFQRLWFRRAWVVQEAVFARDILMVCGATLQSMDFILAVAAFLEQTGIDIELCQFGHNFLTNGAVSDQAQHWEKLSLLSGQPARTVNELKVTPRDALSFILGYHHTRSRLGFCNAGLPMVTLLPDEEGQDGATENKSCRWALELPEVTHLTDHDVVESFSEELGMTGFRFERRKLHLLSVLSDFRELDATDPRDKIFAFLNLAEDGLGLQPDYNANVKEVFIQTTKAMIEKRIGSHLAVLSHVQDLSDTRIQGLPSWVPDFSARLGRVPFDQGGHDDRFCAGTHHDVGFDDWIIHIDPENKLSIKAIKVDTVTMSTELNRDPVIQTLRLALHSPAEYPVQTRAWCVEDTSDHRSRRYIRPSQAVTRVEALWRTLIIDKLTETENDFGNMDSRVNLGMGFSNWILTNILEARDLLVEWSGLSSESWAWILIQTSFTTRLALWSAMYDGRQLSDELQAPDLETALADLTEKIRKEKGERGEGKEGKEENQQSQKVVQEEDKQEASKDEEREDELSETEGSDSEGQDGGDTTWETGFVPSARRIRESFPAPAVEKDKQDEDPLGGKYKRPSMQRLTPLGRRKLRNFEKHMRNATQGRKLFMTESGLLGLGPKALGQGGSKDEVWILMGARVPFILHHIEGSKYRVVGEAYVHGLMYGEGYDRYAGWDEGGRSGVDTIQLV is encoded by the coding sequence ATGTACAAGTCACACGTCCTCACAACGCCGACATCAATCCGTCTCTTGGATATTATTGAGTCCCGAGACGACATCATTCGTTGCTCCATGCGAGTAGTCGACCTAAGCGATGAGAGCCTCGAGTTTGCCGCCGTCTCATACACATGGGGGAACCCTACTACAGTCCAAGAAGAACCCATGCCCGATATCGATGGTTTGGAATTCGAAGAACACGCCGATAAATTTCCTTTCGCCTATCACAGTCCAGAACTGGGTCCCAATGGCGACAAGCTGGTAATGGTTGATCGGGTCAAGCTTCTGTACTACGATATGCATCGTTATGTCCCTCGTGAAGAGGTGCTTTGGCAAAAGCGCACGCATCATGAAATAGAAGTTGACGGGAGTCGAGTCCCAATCGAGGAAAACCTTTTATCGTTCTTCGAATCAGTGTTGACACTGAGAGCTGCAGTCGTTCCAAACGCAGGTGAAATGGAGAGTTCAACTTACCGCTCAATCAACCTGCCCATCTGGGCTGATGCGCTCTGTATCAACCAGGCAGACCTCGACGAACGAGCTGCCCAAGTCAAGCTTATGGGGCGCCTATACAAGTCAGCGAGTATAGTACTTGCCTGGGTTGGCCAATATGACAGGCTTTCAGAACTGGCGATACAAGCAATGGGGAAGATTCTTGATTTCGACGCAACTCGGCTTCACACACAAGACTCGTCATACCTAGAACAAGAGGAAGTGACAATGTCCTCGGTCCCAGGGATGACAGTGGTGCACTGGTTCGCcctcttttccctcttcCAAAGACTCTGGTTCCGCAGGGCTTGGGTCGTCCAGGAGGCTGTTTTTGCTCGGGATATCTTAATGGTTTGTGGCGCGACACTGCAAAGTATGGACTTCATCTTGGCGGTTGCCGCGTTTCTGGAACAGACGGGAATCGATATTGAGTTATGCCAGTTTGGCCACAACTTCCTCACCAATGGAGCTGTGTCAGACCAGGCTCAACACTGGGAGAAGCTGTCACTGCTCTCTGGACAGCCAGCGAGGACGGTAAATGAGTTAAAGGTCACTCCGCGCGATGCTCTTTCTTTTATCCTCGGATATCACCATACTCGTTCGCGTCTTGGGTTCTGCAACGCTGGCCTGCCCATGGTCACCCTACttccagatgaagaaggccaagacgGGGCAACTGAGAACAAATCATGTCGATGGGCCCTAGAGCTTCCTGAAGTTACTCACCTCACTGATCACGATGTAGTGGAATCTTTCAGTGAGGAGCTGGGTATGACGGGTTTCAGATTCGAGCGCCGCAAGCTACACCTACTCTCCGTCCTATCCGACTTTCGTGAGCTCGATGCTACTGATCCTCGAGACAAGATCTTTGCGTTTCTGAACCTTGCTGAGGACGGTCTCGGACTACAACCAGACTACAATGCCAACGTCAAAGAAGTCTTCATCCAAACAACGAAGGCCATGATTGAGAAACGTATTGGTTCGCACCTTGCGGTTCTATCCCATGTGCAAGACCTTTCAGACACTAGGATTCAAGGCCTTCCAAGCTGGGTCCCCGACTTTAGCGCCAGGCTGGGGCGGGTTCCGTTCGACCAAGGTGGACATGATGATCGTTTCTGCGCCGGAACTCACCATGATGTCGGTTTTGACGACTGGATAATTCACATTGACCCCGAAAATAAGCTCAGtatcaaggccatcaaggtGGATACTGTCACTATGTCCACAGAGCTCAATCGAGATCCAGTTATCCAGACTCTACGACTGGCATTACATAGTCCAGCTGAATATCCAGTTCAAACCAGAGCGTGGTGTGTTGAGGATACTTCAGATCATAGGTCAAGACGATACATCCGCCCATCACAAGCGGTGACCCGGGTTGAAGCCCTATGGCGCACTCTGATCATTGATAAACTGACCGAGACGGAAAACGACTTCGGCAATATGGACTCAAGAGTGAACCTAGGGATGGGTTTTAGTAACTGGATATTGACAAATATACTAGAAGCTCGCGACTTGCTCGTCGAATGGTCAGGGCTTAGCTCGGAATCGTGGGCGTGGATACTGATCCAGACGTCGTTCACTACCCGCTTGGCTCTTTGGTCAGCTATGTATGACGGACGGCAGCTGTCTGATGAACTACAGGCGCCAGATCTTGAGACAGCTCTAGCTGATCTTACTgaaaagataagaaaagaaaaaggcgAGCGAGGCGAAGGAAAAGAGGGGAAGGAAGAAAACCAACAAAGCCAAAAGGTGGTACAAGAAGAGGATAAGCAGGAGGCGAgtaaagatgaagagagggaagatGAGCTATCTGAAACAGAAGGAAGTGACAGTGAAGGTCAGGATGGTGGCGATACAACGTGGGAAACAGGGTTTGTCCCTTCAGCACGGCGTATTCGAGAGAGCTTTCCAGCTCCTGCAGTGGAAAAAGACAAACAAGACGAGGACCCGTTAGGGGGCAAATATAAGCGACCTTCGATGCAACGACTAACTCCACTGGGACGGAGAAAGCTCCGCAACTTCGAGAAACACATGCGCAATGCTACCCAGGGCCGGAAACTCTTCATGACAGAATCGGGGCTGCTTGGCCTGGGACCCAAGGCTTTGGGTCAGGGTGGTAGCAAGGATGAAGTATGGATCTTGATGGGGGCCCGGGTACCCTTTATTCTACATCACATCGAGGGTTCCAAGTATCgtgttgttggagaagcatATGTCCATGGACTAATGTATGGGGAGGGGTACGATCGCTATGCGGGCTGGGATGAGGGCGGGCGTAGTGGCGTGGATACGATACAGTTGGTTTAG
- a CDS encoding chaperonin 10-like protein has protein sequence MPHLAAQVPTAKAPLEVREIETPQPGPNEILVKNQIIAIQPIDAKIAKVAMLPLPYPAVLGSSFAGTVEKVGSDVKDFKAGDKVVGMKTAGASDSKYSAFQEYSISSEVTTTKVDDDETMDLAVRLVGNLPTIPAIFNYTLRLQRPVPGQEPKSQGKRILIYGGTSSIGSMAVQYLTQAGYEVITTTSPKHKDFVSKLGASKIIDHSQESEALTKDLIAAGPYDIVLDTISTGATVKLLADVVAAQGGDSVYALQPPFGPETLPTGVTRKFEGWSLLLGKEENAELLKWIFGTYFPKALATKSLISVPARKVPGGLGGINDALDLLFPKGVSSEKVVVDLRD, from the coding sequence aTGCCTCATCTTGCCGCTCAAGTCCCCACCGCCAAGGCCCCTCTCGAGGTCCGAGAAATCGAAACTCCCCAGCCTGGACCCAATGAAATCCTCGTCAAGAACCAGATCATTGCCATCCAGCCAATCGACGCTAAGATCGCCAAGGTCGCTATGCTTCCACTTCCCTATCCGGCTGTCCTCGGCAGTTCTTTCGCCGGCACTGTCGAGAAGGTTGGCTCCGATGTTAAAGACTTCAAAGCCGGTGACAAGGTCGTTGGCATGAAGACTGCTGGAGCTAGTGATAGCAAGTACAGCGCTTTCCAAGAATACTCTATCTCATCGGAAGTCACTACTAcaaaggttgatgatgatgagacgaTGGATCTTGCTGTCCGCCTTGTTGGTAACCTTCCTACCATCcctgccatcttcaactatACCCTCAGGCTGCAGCGACCTGTCCCTGGTCAGGAGCCCAAATCCCAGGGAAAGCGCATCTTGATCTACGGTGGAACCTCCAGTATCGGAAGCATGGCTGTGCAATATCTCACTCAAGCTGGATACGAAGTCATCACCACTACTTCTCCCAAGCACAAGGACTTTGTTTCCAAGCTTGGTGCCTCCAAGATTATTGACCACTCTCAAGAATCTGAGGCTCTCACAAAGGACCTCATCGCCGCTGGCCCCTACGATATCGTTCTTGACACAATCTCAACTGGAGCTACAGTCAAGCTTCTCGCAGATGTCGTCGCAGCTCAGGGCGGCGATTCAGTCTATGCTCTCCAGCCACCCTTTGGTCCCGAGACTCTCCCCACTGGTGTCACGCGCAAGTTCGAGGGCTGGTCTCTACTACTTGGTAAGGAGGAGAATGCAGAGCTGCTGAAGTGGATCTTTGGCACATATTTCCCCAAGGCTCTTGCTACCAAGAGTCTTATTTCTGTGCCTGCTAGAAAGGTTCCTGGTGGGCTTGGTGGAATCAATGATGCTTTGGATCTTTTGTTCCCCAAGGGTGTCAGCAGTGAGAAGGTTGTTGTTGACCTTCGGGATTAA
- a CDS encoding glycosyl hydrolase, whose amino-acid sequence MKFSSLSAWATSFTPALAGLVGHPRATTFNNPIIYSDFPDNDVFLGPDNYYYFSASNFHFSPGAPVLKSKDLLNWDLIGHSIPRLNFGDGYDLPPTSRSYRGGTWASSLRYRKSNGQWYWIGCINFWQTWVYTASSPEGPWYNKGNFGDNNCYYDNGILIDDDDTMYVVYGSGEVRVSQLSQDGFSQVKSQVVLKNTDIGVQDLEGNRMYKINGLYYILNDSPSGSQTWIWKSKSPWGPYESKILADKVTPPISGGNSPHQGSLIKTPSGDWYFMSFTWAYPAGRLPVLAPIKWGSDGFPILVKGANGGWGSSYPTLPGTNGVTKNWTRTDTFPGNSLAQSWEWNHNPDVNSFTVNNGLTLRTASVTKDIYQARNTLSHRTHGDHPTGIVKIDFSQMKDGDRAGLSAFRDQSAYIGVHRDNGKFTIATKHGMNMDEWNGETKDLGQIKATADVPSGKTKIWLRLQLDTNPAGTGNTVFSYSWDGVKYETFGPNFKLYNGWAFFIAYRFGIFNYAETALGGSIKVESFTAA is encoded by the coding sequence ATGAAATTTTCTTCGCTCTCTGCTTGGGCGACCTCTTTCACACCAGCACTTGCTGGCTTGGTCGGACACCCCCGCGCCACCACCTTTAACAATCCTATCATCTACTCTGATTTTCCAGATAACGATGTCTTTCTTGGCCCGGATAACTACTACTACTTCTCGGCTTCCAACTTTCATTTCAGCCCTGGAGCCCCTGTTTTAAAGTCCAAAGATCTGCTCAACTGGGATCTCATCGGCCATTCAATTCCCCGCCTGAACTTTGGCGACGGCTATGATCTTCCTCCCACCTCTCGATCCTACCGCGGTGGTACTTGGGCGTCATCACTCCGATACAGGAAAAGCAACGGACAGTGGTACTGGATCGGATGTATCAACTTCTGGCAAACCTGGGTATATACTGCCTCTTCGCCCGAAGGTCCTTGGTACAACAAGGGAAACTTTGGCGACAACAATTGCTACTACGACAACGGTATACTgattgacgatgacgacaCCATGTATGTCGTATACGGTTCTGGTGAGGTTAGAGTATCTCAACTATCCCAGGATGGATTCAGCCAGGTCAAATCCCAGGTAGTTCTCAAGAACACTGATATCGGTGTGCAAGATTTGGAGGGCAACCGTATGTACAAGATCAATGGACTCTACTACATCCTTAACGATAGTCCAAGTGGTAGTCAGACCTGGATTTGGAAGTCGAAATCACCTTGGGGCCCTTACGAGTCAAAGATCCTTGCCGACAAGGTCACTCCACCTATATCAGGTGGTAACTCGCCTCATCAGGGTAGTCTCATCAAGACTCCCAGTGGCGACTGGTACTTTATGTCCTTTACTTGGGCTTACCCTGCCGGCCGTCTCCCGGTTCTTGCACCGATTAAGTGGGGTAGCGATGGTTTCCCAATTCTTGTCAAGGGTGCCAATGGCGGATGGGGATCATCTTACCCAACGCTTCCTGGCACGAACGGTGTGACAAAGAACTGGACAAGGACTGATACATTCCCCGGAAACTCACTTGCTCAGTCCTGGGAGTGGAATCATAACCCGGACGTCAACTCCTTCACTGTCAACAACGGCCTGACTCTTCGCACTGCCAGCGTCACGAAGGACATCTACCAGGCGAGGAACACACTCTCTCACCGAACTCATGGCGATCATCCAACCGGCATAGTGAAGATTGATTTCTCCCAGATGAAAGACGGTGACCGGGCCGGACTTTCAGCGTTCCGCGACCAAAGTGCATACATTGGTGTTCATCGAGATAACGGAAAGTTCACAATCGCTACAAAGCATGGGATGAATATGGATGAATGGAACGGAGAGACGAAAGACTTGGGGCAAATAAAGGCCACTGCTGATGTGCCTTCTGGAAAGACCAAGATCTGGCTTAGGCTTCAGCTTGATACCAACCCTGCCGGAACTGGCAACACGGTCTTTTCTTACAGCTGGGATGGTGTCAAGTATGAAACATTTGGCCCCAACTTCAAGCTCTACAATGGCTGGGCATTCTTTATTGCCTACCGATTCGGTATCTTTAACTATGCCGAGACAGCTTTGGGAGGTTCAATTAAAGTTGAGTCTTTCACAGCTGCATAG
- a CDS encoding S-adenosyl-L-methionine-dependent methyltransferase: protein MTGPQIYTLNSGKKGVEEHRLDYQHITWLHLTKTLIPDNIKSYLNSLGRPPAVADVGTGTGVWLRDFAPEVHQDARLDGFDIDDSKFFPPSELPSNIKLSLGDVFEPIPENLVGKYDLVHVRLLMVALKAGDWVPVAKNLQSLLRPGGYILWDETGFTKFNATPITEAYQKWISTDVRYGLSVGRDVTSPMPLEGHFRKAGYVDCSHIDFSSFSEGPEVRKRAGDTLVNYARQALNGIASRGEFEWIHSHEDVEKHCDRLQQEVDDGISVMGFEVRWTIGRKPE, encoded by the exons ATGACTGGACCCCAGATTTATACTCTTAACAGCGGCAAGAAGGGCGTTGAGGAACATCGCCTCGACTACCAGCACATCACTTGGTTACATCTTACGAAGACCTTGATCCCCGATAACATCAAGTCATATCTCAACTCTCTTGGCCGTCCACCTGCAGTAGCCGATGTTGGAACTGGCACTGGGGTCTGGCTACGAGATTTCGCACCGGAAGTCCACCAAGACGCTCGTCTTGATGGGTTTGACATAGATGATTCAAAGTTCTTCCCCCCCAGCGAACTTCCATCAAATATCAAGTTGTCACTCGGTGATGTCTTCGAGCCAATCCCCGAGAATCTTGTGGGAAAATATGATTTGGTGCATGTTCGACTTTTGATGGTCGCTCTCAAAGCCGGGGATTGGGTGCCAGTAGCAAAGAACCTTCAATCACTTCTGCGACCAGGAGGTTACATTTTGTGGGACGAAACAGGATTCACCAAGTTCAATGCGACTCCAATCACTGAAGCATACCAGAAATGGATCAGTACGGATGTCCGGTACGGACTATCAGTCGGACGCGATGTCAC AAGCCCAATGCCACTTGAGGGGCACTTCAGAAAGGCTGGTTACGTCGATTGCTCCCACATCGACTTTAGCAGCTTCAGTGAGGGACCTGAAGTCCGAAAGAGAGCTGGGGATACACTTGTCAACTACGCACGACAGGCCTTGAATGGCATTGCTTCCCGGGGAGAGTTTGAGTGGATTCACTCTCATGAAGATGTGGAGAAGCATTGCGACAGGCTACAACAAGAGGTAGACGACGGCATTTCGGTGATGGGATTTGAGGTTCGGTGGACTATTGGACGGAAGCCGGAATAA